From Pontibacter actiniarum, a single genomic window includes:
- a CDS encoding site-specific integrase, whose protein sequence is MIPVLTSIMLDTRRALKDGSFPVRLRLTHQRQRKYYNTGYSLSEAEFSKVQTEKPKGKFKELQIAFQAIEQKAISIIRDLEVFTFEHFEKKYLNAAVKNDLFAAFEQQVKRLVEEGRVGTASSYESASLSLLAYLLKEPLSRNKGLSRAKAIEKKENLLKKRKPLAYASITVEFLSGYEKWMLQNGSSITTIGIYLRALRAIYNNAIAAGEVNMDLYPFGKRKYQIPSGRNVKKALTLADIEKIFSYEPFTENERRARDLWIFSYLCNGINVKDIARLKYKQLDQEKITFIRAKTERTSRQNVKAITAMRTTEIDEIIERWGNKPTYSDDYVFPFLEPGLSAERERARIQHATKTINKYIKRVAATVGIEKNVSTYTARHSFSTVLKRAGAPIELISESLGHSNLKTTESYLDSFEDDVKKQFAARLTDFRVADNNNKDV, encoded by the coding sequence ATGATACCTGTACTTACTTCCATCATGCTGGATACACGAAGGGCTTTAAAAGATGGCTCCTTCCCGGTAAGGCTAAGGCTTACTCATCAAAGGCAACGTAAATACTATAATACGGGCTACTCTTTGAGCGAGGCAGAGTTTTCAAAAGTTCAGACGGAAAAGCCGAAAGGGAAATTTAAGGAGCTTCAGATAGCTTTTCAGGCAATAGAGCAGAAGGCCATCAGTATCATTCGCGACCTTGAAGTCTTTACCTTTGAGCATTTCGAGAAGAAGTATCTGAACGCTGCCGTCAAGAACGACCTCTTTGCAGCCTTCGAGCAGCAAGTCAAAAGGCTGGTTGAGGAAGGCAGGGTAGGGACGGCCAGTAGCTATGAGAGCGCGAGCCTCTCACTGCTGGCTTACTTGCTGAAGGAGCCTTTATCCAGAAATAAGGGTTTGTCTAGAGCTAAAGCAATCGAGAAAAAGGAAAACCTATTGAAGAAACGGAAGCCCTTGGCTTATGCCTCAATTACTGTTGAATTCCTGTCGGGGTATGAAAAGTGGATGCTTCAGAACGGCAGTTCTATAACCACCATCGGCATCTACCTGCGGGCGCTTCGGGCCATCTACAACAACGCTATAGCGGCAGGGGAGGTGAACATGGACCTGTACCCGTTTGGTAAGAGAAAATACCAGATACCCTCAGGCCGCAATGTGAAGAAGGCCCTGACGCTGGCAGACATCGAAAAAATATTCTCCTATGAGCCTTTTACCGAAAATGAAAGGCGTGCGCGGGACCTGTGGATCTTCTCCTACCTGTGCAACGGGATAAACGTGAAGGATATAGCCCGGCTGAAATACAAGCAACTCGACCAAGAGAAAATAACCTTTATCAGGGCCAAAACGGAGCGGACCAGCCGCCAGAATGTTAAGGCCATCACGGCCATGAGAACTACGGAGATTGATGAGATCATCGAGAGATGGGGCAACAAGCCAACCTATAGTGATGACTATGTGTTTCCTTTTCTTGAACCAGGATTGTCAGCGGAAAGGGAGCGGGCAAGGATTCAGCATGCCACCAAAACTATAAACAAATACATAAAGCGCGTTGCCGCCACGGTTGGCATTGAAAAGAACGTAAGTACGTACACGGCCCGTCATTCGTTTTCAACGGTTCTGAAACGTGCAGGAGCACCTATAGAGTTGATATCAGAGTCTCTGGGGCACTCTAATTTAAAGACCACAGAAAGCTATTTGGATAGTTTTGAGGATGATGTGAAGAAGCAATTCGCAGCGCGGCTTACTGATTTTAGAGTGGCTGATAACAATAATAAAGATGTATAA
- a CDS encoding efflux RND transporter permease subunit, with protein sequence MMRWLVSTSLQLRVIVVALMLVLLYAGYNRLSNTPMDVFPEFAPPYVEVQTEAPGLSTPEVEALVTIPLENALNGTPQMQKLRSKSVLGLSSVVLYFEKGIDVMEARQHVQERLSRAAVTLPAVARPPVMLSPLSSTSRILKVGVSSEKLSQMELTTLIRWNVRPRLMAIPGVANVAIWGQRDKQYQILINPERLRLHNMTMAEVQQAAAGALQLAGGGFMDTPNQRLAIANTQSINEVSELARVPVSTKSGNIIRLGDVADITIGNQPPIGDAIINDGPGLLLIVEKQPGANTLEVTHNVEAALEAMKPGLPDMELDSTIFRPASFIEMSLAHLNTALLLGCLLVVLVLAFFLYDWRTALISVTALPCSLVGAALVLHYTGKTLDTMVLAGLIIALGEVVDDAIIDVENIARRLRLNRLSAVPEPAFKVVLDASMEVRSAVIYGSMIVALVLLPVFMLPGLSGAFFQPLALSYIVAILVSLLIALTLTPALSLLLLPNAPLREKEPPAARWLKTKYRSFLPSMLAHPKRIIATLAITLSASAMVVPFLGEEFLPHFKEYDFLMHWVEKPGTSLEAMKRITVKVSKDLRGIEGVRNFGAHIGRAEVADEVVGPNFTELWISVDPNVPDYDATVAEIQHTIDGYPGLFRDVLTYLRERIKEVLTGTSASIVVRLYGPDLDRLFAKATEIGNEVKGIDGVVDLKVQQQTRVPQIQVRFKPAAALQFGVSPGDVTRAVSTLMRGTKVGEVYQEQKVFDVVVWGEVAIRNDINAFRNLLVDVPNGAKVPLRDLADIQIVPAPNEITRENSSRKIDVTCNVKGRDLGSVARDIETKIATMDFEQGYHPELLGEYAEQRESSNTLLSISLNSMIGIFLVLYADYKSFRLAGLVMGSLLFALTGCVISVLLSGAVLSLGSIVGFVTVLGIAARNTIMLISHYRHLELKENIPFGQELILQGAQERIMPIIMTALTSVLALLPIIVTGNRSGQEIEFPMAVVIVGGILTSAILNLLFMPALYFHWGRKKEAEV encoded by the coding sequence ATGATGCGCTGGCTGGTTTCTACGTCGCTGCAGCTCCGCGTGATTGTGGTAGCGCTGATGCTTGTGCTGTTGTATGCAGGGTATAACAGGCTGAGCAATACGCCTATGGATGTGTTTCCAGAGTTTGCCCCACCCTACGTGGAGGTGCAGACTGAAGCGCCTGGCTTGTCTACGCCGGAGGTGGAAGCGCTTGTAACCATTCCGCTGGAAAATGCCCTAAACGGTACCCCGCAAATGCAGAAGCTGCGCTCCAAGTCGGTACTGGGGCTCTCGTCGGTGGTGCTGTACTTTGAGAAGGGCATTGATGTGATGGAGGCGCGGCAGCATGTGCAGGAGCGCCTTTCGCGTGCGGCGGTTACCCTTCCGGCAGTGGCCCGCCCGCCTGTGATGCTCTCGCCGCTGTCTTCTACCAGCCGCATTCTGAAAGTGGGCGTTTCATCGGAGAAGCTCTCGCAGATGGAATTGACCACCCTTATCCGCTGGAACGTGCGTCCGCGCCTGATGGCCATACCCGGTGTGGCCAACGTGGCCATCTGGGGCCAGCGTGATAAGCAGTACCAGATCCTAATCAATCCTGAAAGGCTGCGCCTTCATAATATGACGATGGCCGAAGTGCAGCAGGCGGCAGCGGGGGCGCTGCAACTGGCCGGTGGTGGTTTCATGGATACGCCGAATCAGCGTCTGGCCATTGCTAATACGCAAAGTATAAACGAGGTGTCGGAGCTGGCGCGCGTGCCTGTCTCTACCAAAAGCGGGAACATCATCCGTTTGGGAGATGTGGCGGATATTACCATCGGCAATCAACCACCCATCGGTGATGCCATCATCAACGACGGACCAGGCCTGCTGCTGATCGTAGAAAAGCAGCCGGGAGCCAACACGCTTGAGGTAACACACAACGTAGAGGCTGCGCTGGAAGCCATGAAACCCGGCTTGCCGGACATGGAACTAGACTCCACGATTTTCCGACCTGCCAGCTTTATCGAAATGTCTCTAGCGCACCTGAACACCGCGTTGCTGCTGGGCTGCCTGCTGGTGGTGCTCGTGCTGGCCTTCTTCCTCTACGACTGGCGCACAGCCCTTATCAGCGTAACGGCGCTACCCTGCTCATTGGTGGGTGCGGCGCTGGTGCTACACTATACTGGCAAAACGCTGGATACCATGGTGCTGGCAGGACTTATTATTGCCTTGGGCGAGGTCGTGGACGATGCCATCATCGACGTGGAGAATATTGCCCGCCGGTTGCGCCTGAACAGATTGTCTGCCGTGCCAGAGCCGGCTTTTAAAGTGGTTTTGGATGCCTCGATGGAGGTGCGCAGCGCGGTGATCTACGGAAGTATGATCGTGGCGCTGGTGCTGCTGCCGGTGTTTATGCTGCCGGGGCTGTCGGGGGCGTTCTTTCAGCCGCTGGCACTATCCTACATTGTGGCGATACTTGTCTCGTTGCTGATCGCCCTGACCCTGACCCCGGCGCTTTCTTTGCTGCTGCTACCTAATGCACCGCTTCGAGAAAAAGAGCCGCCTGCCGCCAGATGGCTCAAAACAAAGTATAGAAGCTTCCTGCCGTCCATGCTGGCGCACCCGAAGCGTATTATAGCCACGCTGGCTATAACCCTGAGTGCCTCCGCCATGGTGGTGCCTTTTCTGGGAGAGGAGTTTTTGCCGCACTTCAAAGAGTATGATTTTCTGATGCACTGGGTCGAGAAGCCAGGGACCTCGCTGGAGGCCATGAAGCGCATCACCGTAAAGGTGAGCAAGGATCTGCGGGGGATTGAGGGCGTGCGCAACTTTGGGGCACATATCGGCCGAGCCGAGGTAGCCGACGAGGTGGTGGGCCCGAACTTCACGGAACTCTGGATCAGCGTGGACCCAAACGTGCCGGACTATGATGCCACCGTGGCCGAGATTCAGCATACCATCGACGGCTACCCCGGGCTTTTTCGGGATGTGCTTACCTACCTGCGTGAACGGATCAAGGAGGTACTCACCGGTACCAGCGCTTCCATTGTCGTGCGCCTTTATGGCCCGGACCTCGACAGGCTCTTCGCAAAAGCCACCGAGATAGGCAACGAGGTGAAGGGCATTGATGGCGTGGTGGACCTGAAAGTGCAGCAGCAAACACGGGTGCCCCAGATACAGGTGAGATTTAAACCTGCCGCCGCGCTGCAGTTTGGCGTGTCGCCGGGCGATGTAACCCGTGCGGTGTCTACCCTGATGCGGGGCACCAAAGTGGGCGAGGTATACCAGGAACAAAAGGTATTTGATGTGGTGGTATGGGGCGAGGTTGCTATCCGCAACGATATTAACGCCTTTCGGAATTTACTGGTGGACGTGCCGAACGGGGCCAAAGTGCCGCTGCGCGATTTGGCAGACATTCAAATAGTGCCGGCGCCCAATGAGATCACCCGCGAGAACTCCTCCCGTAAAATAGACGTGACCTGCAACGTGAAGGGCCGCGACCTGGGCAGCGTGGCCCGCGACATTGAAACTAAGATTGCAACGATGGACTTTGAGCAGGGCTACCACCCCGAGCTGCTGGGCGAGTATGCCGAGCAACGCGAATCCTCGAATACCCTTCTCAGTATTTCGCTTAATTCCATGATCGGTATCTTCCTGGTGCTGTATGCCGACTATAAATCATTTCGGCTGGCCGGGCTGGTGATGGGCAGTTTGCTGTTTGCGCTTACCGGTTGCGTCATCTCGGTTCTGCTGAGCGGAGCCGTTTTGTCGCTGGGTTCGATTGTGGGCTTTGTAACCGTACTGGGCATTGCGGCCCGAAACACGATCATGCTCATCAGTCATTACCGCCACCTGGAGCTAAAGGAAAACATTCCGTTTGGCCAAGAACTGATTTTGCAGGGTGCCCAGGAGCGCATCATGCCCATCATCATGACAGCCCTGACTTCGGTGCTGGCGCTGTTGCCCATCATTGTAACCGGCAACCGTTCCGGTCAGGAGATCGAGTTCCCGATGGCCGTTGTGATTGTTGGCGGGATACTGACCTCAGCCATCCTTAACCTGCTGTTTATGCCTGCGTTATACTTCCATTGGGGCAGAAAAAAGGAAGCTGAAGTCTAA
- a CDS encoding efflux RND transporter periplasmic adaptor subunit yields the protein MKYTPQFILLLPCLLFACGKAPETEKKAPAAVSSPLKESALTTVTFTPEAEKNLGIRTVTVDSQEVTGTLEVGGDVQAEPGQAATITAPMKGTLALQKGSKVPQTGSTVKKGEVLYRLTILPAEGDLANNTQELEMRRVQLETARNKASRMEQLLKDGAVSERAKQEADAELAAAQKAYRDAVGKRELLQGGTGQSANQSVFIIKAPLDGVIQQVYAGQSQTVAAGAPLLDITGLTPVWVRVPVYMGDLDKINLNQPAQVRPLTENGGRAVSEAMPVSTPVASGYTAALTAIFYEIKNSDKSFYPGQKVMVTLQTKGKADGMAVPYAAIVYDINGGEWVYVQTGPQVYQRQRVQVQSVIGQQAVIAKGVEAGMKVVTDGAAELFGTEFGGGK from the coding sequence ATGAAGTACACGCCACAATTCATACTACTGCTACCCTGTTTGCTTTTCGCTTGCGGTAAAGCGCCCGAAACAGAAAAAAAAGCGCCTGCAGCGGTATCATCACCGTTAAAAGAATCCGCGCTGACTACGGTTACGTTCACCCCGGAAGCGGAGAAAAATCTCGGCATCAGGACGGTTACGGTGGACAGCCAGGAGGTGACGGGCACGCTGGAAGTTGGTGGCGACGTGCAGGCCGAACCTGGCCAGGCCGCTACCATCACAGCTCCCATGAAAGGCACGCTCGCCTTACAAAAGGGCAGTAAAGTGCCCCAAACCGGCAGCACGGTGAAGAAAGGAGAGGTGTTGTATAGGCTTACCATACTTCCCGCAGAAGGCGACCTTGCCAACAATACCCAGGAACTAGAGATGCGCCGGGTGCAGCTGGAAACAGCCCGCAACAAAGCCAGCCGCATGGAGCAATTGCTTAAAGACGGAGCTGTAAGCGAGCGGGCGAAACAGGAGGCTGATGCCGAACTGGCCGCGGCGCAGAAAGCCTACCGTGATGCCGTTGGCAAACGGGAACTGCTGCAGGGTGGCACCGGACAATCAGCCAATCAATCAGTATTTATTATCAAAGCGCCCCTGGATGGCGTGATACAACAGGTTTATGCAGGCCAGTCGCAAACGGTGGCCGCTGGAGCCCCCTTGCTTGACATTACGGGCCTGACCCCCGTTTGGGTTCGGGTGCCGGTATACATGGGCGACCTCGACAAAATCAACCTAAACCAACCAGCACAGGTGCGCCCCCTTACAGAGAATGGTGGCAGGGCAGTAAGCGAGGCGATGCCCGTGTCCACGCCTGTGGCAAGTGGTTACACAGCAGCCCTCACCGCTATTTTCTACGAAATCAAAAACTCAGACAAATCGTTTTACCCCGGCCAGAAGGTTATGGTAACGCTGCAAACCAAAGGGAAAGCGGATGGTATGGCGGTGCCCTATGCCGCCATTGTGTATGATATAAACGGAGGCGAATGGGTATATGTCCAAACCGGACCGCAGGTATACCAAAGGCAGCGCGTGCAGGTGCAATCCGTAATTGGGCAACAGGCCGTTATCGCCAAGGGGGTGGAGGCAGGCATGAAAGTGGTAACCGATGGCGCGGCCGAGCTGTTCGGAACCGAGTTTGGAGGTGGCAAATGA
- a CDS encoding TolC family protein, protein MSTSEFDRTYINQNIEAQASFNVGQPTAPGQLTLPQTVNMQDGLSQAEAVSTALFNNAQFQADLMRISIAQADLIEAGQLPNPLLNVIFPTGTDVLKGTLNFSMDVLWQRPNRIKASRLETERTAENLVALGMRLIRDVSLAYIEYTFAQQRAVVGAESSRLRSEMASITRKSYLAGDLSQMESAIANADSLRAFDDRLQFAMQEQLRKARLYYLMGVDSINSMQLQPLPASTYPRMQLNELMPVALSARPEVRAAALAIESKAKSLGWEKAKVVSFIGILNARREHDGKLALGPGFQMPLPVFNFNRGRIMRARAEMEQAAYLYVEAKRQVQLEVQEALAQYQAARQTADLWQLNRQPILNTADQARKAFEAGEVSYFFYLQTVLQVTDVQLRIVDADAALRRAAVQLNYALGRQML, encoded by the coding sequence GTGAGTACCTCTGAGTTCGACAGGACCTACATCAACCAGAACATTGAAGCGCAAGCCAGCTTCAATGTTGGGCAACCCACTGCGCCCGGTCAACTCACCCTACCCCAAACGGTGAACATGCAGGATGGCCTTTCGCAGGCTGAGGCAGTTTCCACGGCCTTGTTCAACAACGCGCAGTTTCAGGCTGATTTGATGCGTATTTCCATTGCCCAGGCCGACCTTATCGAGGCCGGGCAGCTGCCCAACCCGCTGCTCAATGTTATCTTCCCGACGGGCACCGATGTGCTGAAAGGCACGCTTAACTTTTCGATGGATGTGCTTTGGCAGCGACCCAATCGTATAAAAGCCAGCCGCCTCGAAACGGAGCGCACCGCCGAAAACCTGGTGGCGCTGGGGATGCGGCTGATCCGGGATGTGAGCCTGGCCTATATAGAGTATACCTTTGCGCAGCAGCGTGCTGTGGTAGGAGCCGAGAGTAGCCGCTTACGCAGCGAAATGGCCAGCATTACCCGCAAAAGCTACCTGGCCGGCGACCTCAGCCAAATGGAATCCGCTATTGCCAACGCCGATTCTCTACGCGCTTTCGATGACCGGCTGCAGTTTGCCATGCAGGAGCAACTCCGTAAAGCCAGATTATACTACCTCATGGGGGTAGATAGTATCAACAGCATGCAATTACAGCCCTTGCCTGCCTCAACGTATCCAAGAATGCAGCTAAATGAACTGATGCCGGTAGCCTTAAGCGCACGGCCTGAAGTGCGCGCCGCTGCCCTTGCCATTGAGTCGAAAGCCAAAAGTTTAGGCTGGGAGAAAGCCAAGGTGGTCAGTTTTATCGGGATACTGAACGCGCGGCGGGAGCATGACGGCAAGCTGGCGCTGGGGCCGGGATTCCAGATGCCCCTCCCTGTGTTCAACTTCAACCGGGGCCGCATTATGCGTGCCCGCGCCGAAATGGAGCAGGCCGCCTACCTGTATGTGGAGGCGAAACGACAGGTGCAACTGGAAGTACAGGAGGCGCTGGCCCAGTACCAGGCCGCCCGGCAAACTGCCGACCTGTGGCAGCTGAACAGGCAACCCATACTCAACACGGCTGACCAGGCGCGGAAGGCTTTTGAAGCAGGGGAGGTTTCCTACTTTTTCTACCTCCAGACGGTGCTGCAGGTAACCGATGTACAGCTGCGGATAGTGGATGCCGATGCCGCCCTGCGTCGCGCCGCCGTGCAACTGAATTATGCTTTAGGACGACAAATGCTCTGA
- a CDS encoding ArnT family glycosyltransferase, with protein sequence MALQVKFSISNLAVGRRWFQHTHTQLLLLFLLVGLTYFPQLGKQGPSLMEARNFISAREMVEDGNWLVPTLNGEVRLAKPPLPTWLTAVSGMAAGDIGNLVALRFPAAVMSALMVFFLYFLGRQLTRDKLTPFLAAAVLASSFGLFNIGREGSWDVYCHSFMLGALWLLVKGLRKEGDSYSMFALCGLLMGCSFLSKGPVAFYAMLLPFLVSYLYCFGRSGFWVKRKRLVLTFGVALLLSLAWPVFIFMVEPEALARNVSNESAAWVNRHVKPFWYYWGFWSQTGAWALFTLAAMSVSYARKRINRYVGSYTFIFVWLVVAVLLLSVIPEKKERYLLPAIVPMALLTGGYVRYLLSGVWRSVNDNWAKRLLLFNTGLMLVAAIGFPVAAYLLAYQTGIISLSYQLCLTVSSLILALSLLIALLKQTATLAIVTVLLLNSLVLVSGFPLYEKVRHPVGSYRSLVHVRHEKEVSSYPFYAVDGLPIVHLWEVGKQVDTLRIQNQRLQLPNELPAVVFSPVTLTQAHMADTTVFVNKVNTYHVSRNNPEEVYHIYVLSVKKPLN encoded by the coding sequence ATGGCATTGCAAGTTAAATTCTCGATAAGCAATTTGGCTGTAGGCCGCCGCTGGTTTCAGCATACCCATACACAGTTGCTGTTGCTGTTTCTTCTTGTGGGGCTTACTTATTTTCCCCAACTGGGGAAGCAAGGGCCAAGCCTGATGGAGGCCCGGAATTTTATATCTGCCCGCGAAATGGTGGAGGATGGGAACTGGCTGGTGCCTACCCTGAACGGAGAGGTGCGCTTGGCCAAACCGCCGCTCCCTACCTGGCTGACGGCAGTTTCAGGCATGGCAGCCGGCGATATAGGAAATCTGGTCGCGTTGCGTTTCCCGGCTGCCGTCATGTCAGCGCTCATGGTTTTTTTTCTTTATTTTCTTGGGCGCCAGTTGACCCGCGATAAGTTGACTCCCTTTCTGGCGGCGGCGGTTTTAGCCAGTTCGTTTGGCCTGTTTAACATTGGGCGTGAAGGCTCCTGGGATGTGTACTGCCATAGTTTCATGCTGGGTGCGCTCTGGCTTCTGGTAAAGGGGCTGCGAAAAGAGGGGGACAGTTATAGTATGTTCGCCCTTTGCGGTCTGCTGATGGGCTGCTCCTTTTTGAGCAAGGGGCCCGTGGCATTTTACGCTATGCTGCTTCCTTTTTTAGTGAGCTACCTCTATTGTTTCGGTCGCAGTGGTTTTTGGGTGAAGCGCAAAAGGCTTGTACTTACCTTTGGCGTTGCTTTGCTCTTGAGTTTAGCCTGGCCTGTTTTTATTTTCATGGTTGAACCGGAGGCGCTTGCCAGAAACGTGTCCAACGAGAGTGCTGCCTGGGTGAACAGGCACGTAAAGCCGTTCTGGTATTACTGGGGGTTTTGGTCTCAAACCGGAGCCTGGGCATTGTTTACGCTAGCCGCCATGTCTGTGTCTTACGCCCGAAAACGCATCAATAGGTATGTAGGCAGTTACACGTTTATATTTGTATGGTTGGTGGTTGCCGTGCTGCTTTTATCTGTCATCCCCGAGAAGAAAGAGCGTTACCTGCTGCCTGCGATCGTTCCGATGGCCTTGCTTACGGGAGGTTATGTACGCTACCTTTTGTCTGGCGTTTGGCGAAGCGTGAACGACAATTGGGCTAAACGCCTTTTGTTATTTAACACAGGTCTGATGCTTGTGGCAGCCATTGGGTTTCCGGTAGCAGCATACTTACTCGCGTATCAAACTGGCATCATCAGCTTATCGTATCAACTCTGCCTTACTGTAAGCAGCCTTATACTTGCTTTATCCCTCTTGATTGCCCTGCTGAAACAGACGGCTACACTCGCTATTGTTACTGTACTGCTGCTCAATAGCCTTGTGCTGGTGTCGGGCTTTCCGCTTTATGAGAAAGTCAGGCACCCGGTCGGCAGTTACAGGAGCCTTGTTCATGTCAGGCATGAAAAGGAAGTTAGCAGTTACCCCTTCTATGCGGTTGATGGTTTACCGATCGTACATCTCTGGGAGGTAGGCAAGCAGGTGGACACACTCCGCATCCAAAACCAGCGACTCCAACTACCCAACGAGCTTCCTGCCGTGGTTTTTTCACCGGTAACGCTTACCCAGGCACATATGGCCGACACCACGGTGTTTGTCAACAAAGTGAATACCTACCATGTTAGCAGGAACAATCCTGAAGAAGTGTACCACATTTATGTGCTAAGCGTAAAAAAGCCATTGAATTGA
- a CDS encoding ArnT family glycosyltransferase → MLKDEGLYSTSAALVLLLVFLTVLLYNLGGWGVLETSEARYAEISRELLLSKDWLHPRLLGIQHFHKPPLTYMISAAGMALFGIGEFGARFFLQVSLVLQAFLVYQIALELYKEKRMAFTAMVIYITIPAVLLSARNLTTDSFLTTFELLAIWAWIRYTVVPKAGWLYLFYTSLALAFLTKGPVGLIFPLLLVVGYRAKGHFTSRSNIPHHVASLLLFFILGASWYGYLMWQDQRFVDYFLFKHTVQRYANPATFGRSQPWWFYLVLAPALSLPWSAVALLNLRRLKTLPGQLRRLFICWLLVPLLFFSLSGSKLILYILPLFSGLALLVTWVLHTLPSPAVRRVLIASFAYFGVLAVVLTLAPLLPFGLNIPVWVLAFPLLTLGSLFMIWRRRRIGELTWLLFMPLIFTVFLVLYATHLMGANPDLVNSTANLAGVLREERMQGKTVVVYDQLLPSLAFALNRSLITIHDDSKSLERETQFEADEAWRDNLLQLSRPEDLARLPRILNGNTVLVVKGDLPAEKLWLKGSFEHSVKVGKWVLYY, encoded by the coding sequence ATGCTGAAAGATGAAGGCCTATACAGCACCTCCGCAGCTTTGGTCTTGCTGTTGGTATTTCTGACTGTACTCCTCTATAACCTGGGTGGCTGGGGCGTGCTTGAGACGAGCGAGGCCCGCTATGCTGAGATTAGCCGCGAATTGCTCCTAAGCAAGGATTGGCTTCACCCACGGCTGCTGGGCATTCAGCATTTCCATAAACCGCCGCTTACCTACATGATTTCTGCCGCAGGCATGGCCTTATTTGGCATAGGGGAGTTCGGTGCCCGCTTCTTTCTACAGGTATCACTGGTGCTGCAGGCTTTTCTGGTGTACCAGATTGCCCTTGAGCTGTATAAAGAGAAACGGATGGCTTTCACAGCCATGGTCATTTACATTACCATCCCGGCCGTACTCCTGTCTGCACGCAACCTCACCACCGACTCGTTCCTGACAACGTTTGAGCTGCTGGCGATCTGGGCATGGATCCGATATACTGTAGTCCCGAAAGCGGGTTGGCTATACCTTTTCTATACTTCCCTGGCGCTCGCCTTCCTGACGAAAGGGCCTGTAGGGCTCATTTTTCCACTACTCCTAGTGGTTGGCTATAGGGCAAAGGGCCACTTCACTTCCAGATCAAACATTCCGCACCATGTGGCGTCTTTGCTGTTGTTTTTTATACTGGGTGCTTCCTGGTATGGATACCTGATGTGGCAGGACCAGCGGTTTGTGGATTACTTCCTGTTTAAGCACACGGTGCAGCGTTACGCAAACCCGGCAACCTTTGGCCGCTCCCAGCCGTGGTGGTTTTACCTGGTGCTGGCCCCGGCACTAAGCCTGCCCTGGTCCGCCGTTGCTTTACTCAACCTGAGAAGGCTGAAAACCCTGCCCGGTCAGTTGCGGCGCCTGTTTATATGCTGGCTGCTGGTGCCATTGCTGTTTTTCTCCCTCTCAGGCTCCAAGCTCATTCTTTACATCCTGCCTTTATTTTCCGGTCTGGCCCTGCTGGTAACGTGGGTGCTGCACACGTTACCGTCCCCTGCGGTGCGCCGTGTATTAATTGCCTCCTTTGCTTACTTTGGAGTCTTAGCTGTGGTATTAACCTTGGCACCCCTGTTGCCTTTTGGTTTAAATATTCCGGTTTGGGTACTTGCTTTCCCTTTGCTCACCCTTGGCAGCCTTTTTATGATTTGGCGCCGAAGGAGGATAGGTGAGCTTACTTGGTTACTGTTTATGCCCTTGATATTCACTGTTTTTTTGGTGCTGTATGCCACACACCTGATGGGCGCTAACCCTGACTTGGTAAACAGTACCGCTAACTTAGCAGGCGTATTGAGGGAAGAGCGGATGCAAGGGAAAACCGTGGTGGTATACGATCAGCTGCTTCCCTCCCTTGCATTCGCTCTTAACCGGAGCCTTATCACCATCCACGACGACAGCAAAAGCCTGGAGCGGGAAACACAGTTCGAAGCTGACGAGGCATGGCGAGATAATTTGTTGCAGCTAAGCAGGCCCGAGGATTTGGCCAGGCTGCCTCGCATATTGAACGGCAACACCGTATTGGTTGTGAAAGGGGACCTACCGGCAGAAAAACTCTGGCTGAAAGGCAGTTTTGAGCATAGCGTGAAGGTTGGGAAGTGGGTCTTGTACTATTAA
- a CDS encoding lipid-A-disaccharide synthase N-terminal domain-containing protein, which yields MDVSELSIYGVGLLAQALFSARILIQWITSEKAGRVLSPASFWTTSIIASMLLMAYGALRNDIVIVGGQLVSYFIYLRNIKLKNVWEELAWPFRWGALMFPFAATGWLLWSDTYSFSYILEHSKISGALIAWGGAGQVVFTLRFVYQWWHSERVQESVIPIGFWVISLVGSLMIISYAVLRLDPVLFLGQMFGVVAYSRNFILGLREQRSARKTSPYHT from the coding sequence ATGGACGTATCTGAACTCTCCATATACGGTGTTGGGCTACTGGCACAGGCGCTGTTCTCGGCGCGAATTCTCATCCAGTGGATTACATCCGAGAAAGCGGGCAGGGTGCTTTCCCCAGCTTCCTTCTGGACCACTAGTATAATCGCCTCCATGCTGCTGATGGCCTATGGGGCGCTCCGCAATGACATCGTGATCGTGGGTGGGCAGCTTGTCTCTTACTTTATCTACCTGCGCAACATTAAACTCAAGAACGTGTGGGAAGAGCTGGCCTGGCCTTTTCGGTGGGGGGCATTGATGTTCCCGTTTGCCGCTACTGGCTGGCTGCTTTGGAGTGATACTTACAGCTTCAGTTATATCCTGGAGCACAGTAAAATCTCGGGTGCCCTCATTGCATGGGGCGGAGCCGGGCAGGTAGTGTTCACGCTGCGCTTTGTGTACCAGTGGTGGCATTCGGAGCGCGTGCAGGAGTCCGTAATCCCAATCGGTTTTTGGGTCATTAGTCTGGTGGGCAGCCTCATGATCATCTCCTACGCTGTACTTCGCCTGGACCCGGTGCTTTTCCTGGGGCAGATGTTCGGAGTAGTGGCCTACAGCCGGAACTTTATACTTGGGCTGCGTGAACAACGGTCAGCCCGGAAAACCAGTCCGTACCACACCTGA